One Moorella sp. E308F DNA segment encodes these proteins:
- a CDS encoding DMT family transporter, with translation MALVSGIAMAFQGSLNSALGKIIGLLQATLVVHLTATLTVIILLFTPLSGGSLSKLLHCPWYLWLGGLIGVLITYGVVASIPRVGVALATTAIIVGQVSTALLIDHFGLFGLDKMPFTWWKAAGLVLLATGARLMLN, from the coding sequence ATGGCACTGGTTTCAGGTATAGCCATGGCCTTTCAGGGCTCTCTAAATTCGGCCCTGGGAAAAATTATTGGCCTACTACAGGCTACCCTGGTCGTTCACCTCACGGCCACCCTGACAGTGATTATCCTTCTTTTTACCCCTTTAAGCGGCGGCAGTTTGAGTAAGTTGCTCCACTGCCCCTGGTACCTCTGGCTGGGAGGCCTCATTGGCGTTCTTATAACTTACGGCGTAGTGGCCAGCATCCCCAGGGTAGGCGTGGCCCTGGCCACCACGGCTATTATTGTCGGCCAGGTATCTACCGCCCTGCTAATTGATCATTTTGGTTTATTTGGCCTGGATAAAATGCCCTTTACCTGGTGGAAGGCCGCCGGCCTGGTACTCCTGGCTACCGGCGCCAGGCTGATGCTGAATTGA
- a CDS encoding SpoIIE family protein phosphatase, producing the protein MSGQPGIHPYRREIELTATTRLGLDFLFLVAAFFLARGVLLEELFPFGPASVITAAVRRPRLLWPVVLISMAGSWFSSTAPVYSRLFLFLLLGLIFSLYPALRRGSILTQATLAPATIILVRGLSLTLWQPSFYGWIQVIFEALLAWGLSLAFLYASITTRQEERLLGGGLFLVGVLLGLQEWRFFDLSLQGVISRYIILLVSLAGGPGAGAAAGAAVGFLPSLSQLVTPALAGLLAFAGLIAGSLKSLGKPGVISGFLLDHLLLANYFLGQESVLAALKEGVLVALALVATPSFLINNLQRFLAAPVSTPALKEDHGRQEALRKALKSLARSLKFTGFKESPEVTVRQVARATCRGCPAGKVCWELEGVQMVTLLQELLQKGSHGCLTTADIPEWLASRCSRCRELLAALISEASKMQVLPAENSLNTWLAATFETLAAMLVEGKAKAGVGEEEGRESPRWKLTVGTAATPRYKADVSGDACLVANLEPGRQLLVLGDGMGAGREAAETSSTAIELVRDLLAAGFTPEKTLRTVNMILLLRTPQESFTTCDLTLINCGNGTAEFYKLGACPTFIQRDGLVKTLSSHSLPVGILEDLQLEPMREELQEGDLLVMVSDGVLEAHRDINEKERWLAKALQRVGDARPQEIADRLLKQARALVDGKPRDDMTVMVARIERTGV; encoded by the coding sequence ATGTCCGGCCAACCCGGAATTCATCCTTACCGGCGGGAAATCGAACTAACGGCGACAACCCGCCTGGGACTCGACTTTCTTTTCCTGGTGGCGGCATTTTTCCTGGCACGGGGGGTTTTGCTGGAGGAACTTTTCCCCTTTGGCCCGGCCTCAGTTATTACCGCCGCTGTGCGGCGGCCGCGCCTCCTCTGGCCAGTGGTCTTGATCAGCATGGCCGGCAGCTGGTTCAGCAGCACTGCTCCAGTCTACAGCCGCCTGTTCCTTTTTTTATTGCTGGGACTAATTTTTAGCCTTTATCCTGCTTTACGCCGGGGCAGTATCTTAACCCAGGCCACCCTGGCGCCGGCGACCATTATCCTGGTCAGAGGATTGAGCCTTACTCTCTGGCAGCCTTCCTTTTATGGCTGGATTCAGGTAATCTTTGAAGCCCTTCTGGCCTGGGGATTGAGCCTCGCGTTTCTCTATGCCTCCATAACCACGCGGCAGGAAGAGCGCCTCCTGGGTGGAGGTCTCTTCCTCGTGGGGGTACTCCTGGGCCTGCAGGAATGGCGTTTTTTTGATCTTTCCCTGCAGGGCGTGATTAGTCGCTATATCATCCTGCTGGTATCCCTGGCGGGCGGGCCGGGGGCCGGGGCGGCAGCCGGGGCGGCGGTCGGCTTTTTGCCCAGCCTCTCCCAGCTGGTGACGCCGGCCCTGGCAGGGCTTCTCGCTTTTGCCGGTTTAATTGCCGGTTCTCTAAAAAGCCTGGGCAAACCGGGGGTTATCAGCGGCTTCCTGCTGGACCACCTGCTTTTAGCCAACTATTTCCTTGGACAAGAAAGTGTCCTGGCGGCTTTAAAGGAAGGGGTACTGGTCGCCCTGGCCCTGGTAGCTACTCCTTCTTTCCTGATCAACAACCTGCAGAGATTCCTTGCCGCACCGGTAAGCACGCCGGCGCTTAAAGAAGACCACGGACGGCAGGAGGCATTAAGGAAGGCCTTGAAAAGCCTGGCGCGGAGCCTTAAATTTACCGGTTTTAAGGAAAGTCCCGAGGTTACCGTGCGCCAGGTAGCCCGGGCCACCTGCCGTGGTTGCCCGGCCGGCAAGGTCTGCTGGGAATTGGAAGGCGTGCAAATGGTAACCTTGCTGCAGGAACTATTACAAAAGGGAAGCCATGGCTGCCTGACAACAGCCGATATACCTGAATGGCTGGCCTCACGTTGCAGCCGTTGCCGGGAACTCCTGGCGGCGTTGATAAGCGAGGCCAGCAAAATGCAAGTCCTTCCAGCAGAGAACAGCCTGAATACCTGGCTGGCGGCCACCTTTGAAACCCTGGCGGCAATGCTGGTGGAAGGGAAGGCCAAAGCAGGGGTCGGGGAAGAGGAAGGAAGGGAATCACCGCGGTGGAAGCTCACCGTTGGGACGGCGGCTACGCCCCGCTACAAGGCAGATGTTTCTGGCGATGCCTGTTTGGTAGCCAACCTGGAACCCGGGAGGCAGCTTCTGGTCCTGGGAGACGGCATGGGCGCCGGGCGGGAGGCTGCTGAAACAAGCTCTACCGCCATCGAACTGGTGCGCGACCTGCTGGCAGCCGGCTTTACTCCGGAAAAGACCCTGCGGACCGTTAATATGATCCTCCTGTTAAGAACACCCCAAGAGAGCTTTACTACCTGCGATCTGACTTTAATCAACTGTGGTAACGGTACGGCTGAATTTTATAAACTGGGAGCGTGTCCCACCTTTATCCAACGGGATGGCCTGGTCAAAACCTTGAGCAGCCACTCTTTGCCGGTAGGGATCCTGGAAGACCTGCAGTTGGAACCCATGCGCGAAGAGCTGCAGGAAGGCGATTTGCTGGTCATGGTCAGCGACGGTGTCCTGGAAGCTCACCGGGACATAAACGAAAAGGAAAGATGGCTGGCTAAAGCTTTACAGCGGGTAGGCGATGCCCGGCCTCAGGAAATAGCCGACCGTCTATTAAAACAGGCACGGGCCCTCGTCGATGGTAAGCCTAGGGATGATATGACAGTCATGGTAGCCAGGATAGAAAGGACGGGCGTATAA
- the tilS gene encoding tRNA lysidine(34) synthetase TilS, with protein MLDRVRQTVRRYGLLVPGDKVVVGVSGGPDSLALLHSLRALQDEFGHSLHVAHLNHGLRPEAAADAEYVRKLAGRWGLPVTIESRDVAAYQREHRLSLEEAAREVRYRFFLEVAAAVGAGKIAVGHQAEDQAETVLLNLLRGSGLTGLKAMLPQRGQVIRPLLFISRAEIEDYCRRHGLEPRQDFTNRDVTLRRNKIRHQLLPFLAREFNPAIVRTLSRTAVILQEEEEILANLAEEAFTRIKIRQEPGCLALDREKWISLPPGIQRRVLRLAATSLGRKVSFDQVEGAREIAFRGGTITWPGHLRVEAGGAELILLVPAEKQQAITFSYPLQVPGLTPLPELGQAIRAELAEPPSVFKGGEDEAWLDWEKTEKPLVVRNWQPGDYFRPLGLTGNKKLQDFFSDIHLPAARRRLVPLIVSGRRIAWVAGLRLAEDFKITPATRLALHLKLEPWPCKIKVKT; from the coding sequence ATGCTCGACCGGGTCCGGCAAACAGTACGGCGATACGGTCTCCTGGTACCAGGGGATAAAGTAGTGGTGGGGGTATCCGGGGGGCCGGATTCCCTGGCGCTGTTGCACAGCCTGCGGGCGTTACAGGATGAATTTGGCCATAGCCTGCATGTCGCCCATTTAAACCACGGGTTACGGCCGGAGGCGGCTGCCGATGCCGAATACGTTCGTAAACTAGCAGGGAGATGGGGCCTGCCGGTAACAATAGAGAGCCGGGATGTGGCTGCCTACCAGCGGGAGCACCGCCTATCCCTGGAGGAAGCAGCCCGGGAAGTACGTTACCGCTTTTTCCTGGAAGTTGCCGCTGCGGTCGGGGCCGGTAAAATTGCCGTTGGCCACCAGGCCGAAGACCAGGCCGAAACGGTTTTATTAAATCTCCTGCGGGGGAGCGGCCTGACGGGGCTTAAAGCTATGCTGCCCCAGCGCGGCCAGGTTATCAGGCCGTTGCTTTTTATTTCCCGGGCGGAAATAGAGGACTACTGCCGCCGGCATGGCCTTGAACCCCGCCAGGACTTTACCAACCGGGACGTCACCTTGCGGCGTAATAAAATCCGACACCAGTTATTGCCCTTCCTGGCCCGGGAATTTAACCCGGCCATTGTCCGAACCTTAAGCCGGACCGCCGTTATCCTGCAGGAGGAAGAAGAGATCCTGGCTAATCTGGCCGAAGAAGCCTTTACCAGGATAAAAATACGCCAGGAGCCCGGCTGCCTGGCCTTGGACCGGGAGAAGTGGATATCTCTCCCCCCGGGAATCCAGCGCCGCGTTTTACGCCTTGCGGCTACCTCCCTGGGGAGAAAGGTAAGCTTCGACCAGGTGGAAGGGGCCAGGGAAATAGCTTTCCGGGGTGGCACCATTACCTGGCCGGGGCATTTAAGGGTAGAGGCCGGGGGGGCGGAGTTAATCCTGCTGGTACCGGCAGAAAAGCAACAGGCCATAACTTTTTCCTACCCGCTGCAGGTACCGGGGTTAACGCCTTTACCAGAGCTGGGTCAGGCCATCCGCGCCGAGCTGGCCGAACCGCCTTCCGTTTTTAAAGGCGGGGAAGATGAGGCCTGGCTGGACTGGGAAAAAACAGAAAAACCCCTGGTGGTACGTAACTGGCAGCCCGGGGATTATTTCCGGCCCCTGGGTCTTACCGGCAACAAGAAACTCCAGGATTTTTTCAGCGATATTCATTTACCGGCAGCCAGGCGTCGCCTGGTGCCCTTAATTGTAAGCGGGCGGCGTATTGCGTGGGTGGCCGGTTTACGCCTGGCCGAAGATTTTAAAATTACGCCGGCAACCCGCTTGGCCCTGCATCTAAAACTGGAACCCTGGCCATGCAAAATTAAAGTAAAAACTTAA